In one window of Mytilus trossulus isolate FHL-02 chromosome 7, PNRI_Mtr1.1.1.hap1, whole genome shotgun sequence DNA:
- the LOC134724771 gene encoding uncharacterized protein LOC134724771 encodes MRKSRRRHRDLRTQKSDHQMFGAKPTGFLFGSPVEAPQTPVERHDVCTDEIDNKKRLSLFSQHDLIIKIENIKLHVNKEQLMAESPVFEKMFTSDFKEKDKQEIELEGKDLNSFVDFLRCTLPGIDEKLTDKTVQSVIPLADEYQTSSTLRKADQFLAEKTKAIGDKITSEQLIKNILQAELYQLTSFLEESLTIASRKSFENFVKNPKFNEITSETRLKISLKRWSDMDAVFKSTGHLNHTSESVDFYKFYDQPVPATSQLQSTSGVFGSASAMPGYGSGSQQRDLTIRLKPFMQTN; translated from the exons ATGCGTAAATCCAGAAGGCGCCACAGAGATTTAAGAACTCAGAAGTCGGACCACCAG aTGTTTGGCGCTAAACCTACGGGATTTTTGTTTGGGTCACCTGTTGAAGCACCACAGACACCCGTGGAGAGGCATGATGTATGTACTGATGAGATTGACAACAAAAAGCGTTTGTCTCTTTTTTCTCAGCAcgatttaataattaaaatcgAAAATATAAAACTGCACGTGAACAAAGAACAGCTGATGGCCGAGTCACCAGTATTTGAGAAAATGTTTACGTCAGactttaaagaaaaagataaacaggAAATAGAATTGGAAGGAAAAGACCTGAACAGTTTTGTTGACTTTCTAAGGTGCACTTTACCAGgaattgatgaaaaattaacaG ataaaacaGTTCAATCGGTGATTCCTCTGGCAGATGAATATCAAACGTCCAGCACACTGCGAAAGGCTGATCAGTTCCTTGCAGAGAAAACTAAAGCCATTGGGGATAAAATAACTTCTGAACAATTAATCAAGAACATCCTACAAGCAGAACTATATCAACTAACATCTTTCCTAGAAGAATCTCTAACCATTGCCTCCAGGAAATcgtttgaaaattttgtaaaaaatccaaaatttaatgaaattacaTCTGAAACTAGgttgaaaatttctttaaagcGTTGGAGCGACATGGATGCAGTTTTCAAATCAACAGGTCATCTTAACCATACATCAGAAAGTGTTGATTTCTATAAGTTTTACGATCAGCCGGTGCCGGCTACATCGCAGTTACAATCTACTAGCGGTGTGTTCGGTTCAGCCAGTGCCATGCCGGGGTATGGTAGTGGTTCACAACAAAGAGATCTAACCATTCGACTTAAACCGTTTATGCAGACAAATTAA